One genomic segment of Frondihabitans peucedani includes these proteins:
- a CDS encoding DUF4193 family protein, whose protein sequence is MAADYDAPRNAPDTDDNVVSIDARATKATGLAADLDDGDSSDGFELEASIVDESLDIVVLPMQENEFTCVECFLVRPRVQLDHETKLGPVCIECAS, encoded by the coding sequence ATGGCAGCCGACTACGACGCCCCCCGCAACGCCCCCGACACCGACGACAACGTCGTCTCGATCGACGCCCGCGCCACCAAGGCGACCGGCCTCGCCGCCGACCTCGACGACGGCGACTCGTCGGACGGCTTCGAGCTCGAGGCGTCGATCGTCGACGAGTCGCTCGACATCGTCGTCCTGCCGATGCAGGAGAACGAGTTCACCTGTGTCGAGTGCTTCCTGGTGCGCCCGCGCGTGCAGCTCGACCACGAGACGAAGCTCGGCCCGGTCTGCATCGAGTGCGCCTCCTAG
- a CDS encoding CU044_5270 family protein — translation MDDLTLLRKVRDEPTGPSDTALMKGRTRLAERLAWEAHSEAVDRAATARRASTPSPTSRTHTRMRRVGWISGAGLAAAGLVVALVVGDVVGLAGWRGGADAAAAGTLDEAAAAAIKNSDPVVGPGQYLEIATHAAYAAYTQAPDGTETGYLASQDGQVYVPADESQVWTWVRDPAKPVQTFGPESAAAAAAEADSTPGEFLRAKAGAFYGSPADPSPASIAALPRNPRQLLNHIYRTTLGQGRSGDGEALVWIADTLRSGIVPAAVRASLYRAAALIPGVTLTPGAADLDGRTGVAIGRDEIDGTRQEIIIDPDTGLLIGEREVLLKGDGALPTGTSMGWTSVTTSVVDRAPSAPAKASTTRRK, via the coding sequence ATGGACGACCTGACGTTGCTCCGCAAGGTTCGTGACGAGCCGACGGGACCGAGCGACACCGCCCTGATGAAGGGGCGCACCCGACTCGCCGAGCGCCTGGCGTGGGAGGCGCACTCCGAGGCCGTCGACCGCGCCGCCACCGCCCGCCGGGCGTCCACTCCGAGCCCGACCAGCAGGACGCACACCAGGATGCGCCGGGTCGGCTGGATCTCGGGCGCGGGTCTCGCGGCGGCGGGCCTCGTCGTCGCGCTCGTCGTCGGCGACGTCGTGGGCCTGGCGGGCTGGCGAGGAGGAGCCGACGCGGCCGCAGCGGGCACCCTCGACGAGGCCGCCGCCGCGGCGATCAAGAACAGCGACCCCGTCGTCGGGCCCGGCCAGTACCTCGAGATCGCGACGCACGCGGCCTACGCCGCCTACACCCAGGCTCCCGACGGGACCGAGACGGGCTATCTCGCCTCGCAGGACGGGCAGGTCTACGTGCCCGCCGACGAGTCGCAGGTGTGGACGTGGGTGCGCGATCCTGCGAAGCCCGTCCAGACCTTCGGGCCCGAGTCGGCGGCGGCAGCGGCAGCGGAGGCCGACAGCACGCCGGGCGAGTTCCTCCGGGCGAAGGCTGGCGCCTTCTACGGGAGCCCGGCCGATCCGTCGCCCGCGTCGATCGCCGCCCTGCCGAGAAACCCGCGGCAGCTGCTCAACCACATCTACCGCACCACGCTCGGTCAGGGTCGGTCCGGAGACGGCGAGGCTCTGGTGTGGATCGCCGACACCCTGCGGTCCGGCATCGTCCCGGCCGCTGTCCGTGCCTCTCTGTACCGTGCGGCCGCGCTGATCCCCGGGGTGACCCTGACACCGGGCGCCGCCGATCTCGACGGACGCACCGGAGTGGCCATCGGCCGCGACGAGATCGACGGCACGCGCCAGGAGATCATCATCGACCCCGACACCGGGCTCCTCATCGGGGAGCGCGAGGTGCTCCTGAAGGGGGACGGTGCGCTGCCGACAGGGACGTCGATGGGGTGGACGTCGGTCACGACCAGCGTCGTCGATCGAGCCCCGTCCGCACCGGCGAAGGCGTCGACCACGCGCCGCAAGTGA
- a CDS encoding sensor histidine kinase has product MVGTLVVVGLLMALLTLPDFGIDHRPDRFPLLVLALCLAGLMVVALPLAILRRPGFPSAAGLWIPVGAYVGLLVLEPFIVQDPLPSGSTPWLLALSLIAFSCTAVAEQDPVRAGIICAGIDVALACAYAGRIPVSHTLVNLIGLGLLSGGLVLGMRALRLKADQADRDEREAQLLFEDEQRQLATEAERVRTDALLHDTVLAALLAAAGNQAPERATEMAEAALDIVSDTTDHPDAPPLSVLLQRLWSKADPELAPFRDTVQFDLAALSDVDLPPEVTEALISATVQALTNSINHAGPDAKRVVTATRLDDGGLRIVVSDDGTGFDLAAVPEARLGVRVSILERVRQVGGLARIDSAPGRGTTVTLEWPQQDDVAEVLRRPGESLFDVLPRRKLYRAFGVLIVVASVIATAEAVFVTHAYTSVIASLLGLSILPVLIRGARRGTMSNAAAWGTTAVGILLCHIATIGLDPADFDAASIARYTCGVLAGVVMAWMAGRRITPLITVGALVAQITLWAGPSGAIRLGLAAEIVIVIAGLLIHRALRRVSAAAGTAATRHRDLTIRKAELAAFNSERQRRLLHAGHAAAPILHRIIDTRGHLDEDARAECRVLEQALRDEIRGRNLLNNAVRRVVASHRRRGSLVQILDDGGLDGMAPATLDALLDQVAARLETVRSSRIVMRTGHAESQTAITLVASTPDETAAALGLDADDEVDLWLTIPHPDSVGLAA; this is encoded by the coding sequence ATGGTCGGGACACTGGTCGTCGTCGGGCTGCTCATGGCGCTGCTCACCCTGCCCGACTTCGGCATCGACCATCGGCCGGACCGCTTCCCCCTCCTCGTCCTGGCCCTCTGCCTGGCGGGACTCATGGTCGTGGCCCTGCCCCTGGCGATCCTGCGCCGTCCGGGGTTCCCGTCGGCTGCAGGCCTGTGGATCCCGGTCGGCGCCTACGTCGGGCTGCTCGTGCTGGAGCCGTTCATCGTGCAGGATCCGCTGCCTTCCGGATCGACCCCGTGGCTCCTGGCGCTCTCGCTCATCGCGTTCAGCTGCACGGCGGTCGCGGAACAGGACCCGGTGCGGGCCGGAATCATCTGCGCCGGCATCGACGTGGCCCTGGCCTGCGCCTACGCGGGCAGGATCCCGGTCAGCCACACCCTCGTGAACCTGATCGGGCTCGGCCTTCTCTCCGGCGGACTCGTCCTGGGCATGCGGGCGCTCCGCCTGAAGGCCGACCAGGCCGACCGCGACGAGCGCGAGGCGCAGCTGCTCTTTGAGGACGAGCAGCGACAGCTCGCGACCGAGGCCGAGCGCGTGCGGACCGACGCCCTGCTGCACGACACCGTGCTCGCCGCGCTCCTGGCAGCCGCGGGCAATCAGGCCCCCGAGCGCGCCACCGAGATGGCCGAGGCCGCCCTCGACATCGTCTCGGACACCACCGACCACCCGGATGCGCCGCCCCTGTCCGTGCTCCTCCAGCGCCTGTGGTCGAAGGCCGATCCGGAGCTCGCGCCCTTCCGCGACACCGTGCAGTTCGACCTCGCGGCGCTCTCGGACGTCGACCTGCCGCCCGAGGTCACCGAGGCCCTGATCTCTGCGACCGTCCAGGCGCTCACGAACAGCATCAACCACGCCGGCCCGGACGCGAAGCGGGTCGTGACGGCCACCCGCCTCGACGACGGCGGCCTTCGCATCGTCGTCTCGGACGACGGCACCGGCTTCGACCTCGCCGCGGTCCCCGAGGCTCGGCTGGGCGTCCGGGTCTCGATCCTGGAGCGGGTCCGACAGGTCGGCGGCCTGGCCAGGATCGACTCCGCTCCAGGACGAGGCACGACCGTCACTCTCGAGTGGCCCCAGCAGGACGACGTCGCCGAGGTGCTCCGCCGCCCCGGCGAGTCGCTGTTCGACGTCCTGCCCCGCCGCAAGCTCTACCGGGCCTTCGGGGTGCTCATCGTCGTCGCCAGCGTGATCGCGACGGCGGAGGCGGTCTTCGTGACGCACGCCTACACGTCGGTCATCGCCTCGCTGCTCGGCCTGAGCATCCTGCCCGTCCTCATCCGCGGAGCGAGACGCGGCACGATGTCGAACGCGGCCGCCTGGGGGACCACCGCCGTCGGCATCCTGCTCTGCCACATCGCCACCATCGGACTCGACCCGGCCGACTTCGACGCGGCCTCCATCGCCCGCTACACCTGCGGAGTCCTGGCGGGCGTCGTCATGGCGTGGATGGCAGGACGCAGGATCACGCCGCTCATCACCGTCGGCGCCCTCGTCGCCCAGATCACCCTGTGGGCAGGCCCCAGCGGTGCCATCCGTCTCGGCCTCGCGGCGGAGATCGTCATCGTCATCGCCGGACTCCTGATCCACCGGGCCCTGCGCCGAGTCAGCGCTGCCGCCGGGACGGCTGCCACCCGGCACCGCGACCTGACGATCCGGAAGGCCGAGCTGGCCGCGTTCAACAGCGAGCGGCAGCGGCGGCTCCTCCACGCCGGGCACGCGGCGGCCCCGATCCTGCACCGCATCATCGACACCCGGGGCCACCTCGACGAGGACGCCCGCGCGGAGTGCCGTGTGCTGGAGCAGGCGCTGCGGGACGAGATCCGCGGACGGAACCTCCTCAACAACGCCGTGCGCCGGGTCGTCGCATCGCATCGGCGCCGGGGGAGCCTCGTGCAGATCCTCGACGACGGCGGTCTCGACGGCATGGCGCCCGCGACCCTCGACGCGCTCCTCGACCAGGTCGCCGCGCGGCTCGAGACGGTCCGGTCGAGTCGCATCGTCATGCGCACCGGCCACGCCGAGTCGCAGACGGCGATCACCCTCGTCGCCTCCACCCCCGATGAGACGGCCGCCGCGCTCGGGCTCGATGCGGACGACGAGGTCGACCTGTGGCTGACGATCCCGCACCCGGATTCTGTGGGGCTGGCTGCCTGA
- a CDS encoding peptidase E yields the protein MPVPRILAASTGFTTDARGDWTPSPLVRAAIDLTPHPARARMAYLGTARGDRIQDAALVYGAFADTDVRVKVVTLLPQPNVSDLRETLLSQDVIYVGGGSVAGLLALWRLHGLDGILREAWESGIVLTGASAGSLCWHTGGPTDSFGPELRVITDGLGFLPFGNGVHYDSEPVRRPLLQSAVASGQLPLSFATDNGAALLYEGTELADVLADSDGPTGYRVERIDGVAVETRLAARVLA from the coding sequence ATGCCGGTTCCGAGAATCCTCGCTGCTTCGACCGGGTTCACGACGGATGCCCGGGGCGACTGGACTCCGAGCCCGCTGGTCCGCGCTGCGATCGACCTGACCCCGCATCCCGCGCGGGCACGGATGGCGTACCTGGGGACAGCCAGAGGCGACCGGATCCAAGACGCCGCGCTCGTCTACGGCGCCTTCGCCGACACCGACGTGCGCGTCAAGGTCGTGACGCTCCTGCCGCAGCCCAACGTCTCGGACCTCCGCGAGACCCTTCTCTCGCAGGATGTGATCTACGTCGGCGGCGGCTCCGTGGCCGGCCTCCTCGCCCTGTGGCGGCTCCACGGGCTGGACGGCATCCTGCGCGAGGCGTGGGAGAGCGGCATCGTGCTCACGGGTGCGTCGGCAGGATCCCTCTGCTGGCACACCGGCGGCCCCACGGACTCGTTCGGCCCGGAGCTTCGCGTCATCACCGACGGTCTGGGCTTCCTGCCGTTCGGGAACGGGGTTCACTACGACTCCGAGCCGGTCCGCCGGCCGCTCCTGCAGTCAGCGGTCGCATCAGGGCAGCTCCCGCTGTCGTTCGCGACGGACAACGGCGCGGCACTGCTCTACGAGGGCACGGAGCTCGCGGATGTCCTCGCAGACAGCGACGGGCCGACCGGCTACCGGGTGGAGCGCATCGACGGCGTCGCGGTCGAGACCCGCCTGGCCGCGCGCGTGCTCGCCTGA
- a CDS encoding LLM class flavin-dependent oxidoreductase, with product MPVHGSPLQRLGFLTIGSFDPAAPAGGHEDTLRVIERGEELGLDSAWLRHRHLQPGISSPVAIMAAASQRTSRIELGTAVTPIGAENPFRLAEDLGTVDVLLGGRLNPGFSAGTPMNFDLYRDAIYPDTKDQEDLGYDRLLRLRDLVRGDVVNESPERRGIEEFSAIVQPHSPGLADRLWCGVGSTRSAVWAGENGFHLLASSVTRAEQGTDFATNQRAQIDAYREAHQDAASARVSQGLVVVPTDSATPEQRARYAAYAESRAGRVGVPQGPGRLLFAADLVGTSAEIADALHADPAYQAVDEVAFALPFALESDDYAQILTDLAEHLGPELGWTPAAA from the coding sequence ATGCCCGTCCACGGTTCCCCGCTGCAGCGCCTCGGTTTTCTGACGATCGGGTCCTTCGATCCTGCGGCCCCGGCGGGCGGTCACGAAGACACGCTCCGGGTGATCGAGCGGGGGGAGGAGCTGGGCCTCGACAGCGCGTGGCTGCGCCACCGGCACCTCCAGCCGGGCATCTCGTCGCCCGTGGCGATCATGGCCGCGGCCTCGCAGCGGACCAGCCGCATCGAGCTCGGCACCGCGGTCACACCCATCGGAGCCGAGAACCCGTTCCGGCTCGCCGAAGACCTCGGAACCGTCGACGTCCTGCTCGGCGGCCGCCTCAACCCCGGGTTCTCGGCGGGGACGCCGATGAACTTCGACCTGTACCGCGACGCCATCTACCCCGACACGAAAGACCAGGAGGACCTCGGCTACGACCGCCTCCTGCGGCTCCGCGACCTCGTCCGCGGCGACGTCGTCAACGAGTCGCCCGAGCGACGGGGCATCGAGGAGTTCAGCGCCATCGTCCAGCCCCACAGCCCCGGCCTCGCCGACCGGCTCTGGTGCGGGGTCGGCAGCACGCGGTCGGCGGTCTGGGCGGGGGAGAACGGGTTCCACCTGCTCGCGTCGAGCGTGACCCGCGCCGAGCAGGGCACCGACTTCGCGACCAACCAGCGCGCCCAGATCGACGCCTACCGCGAGGCGCACCAGGATGCGGCTTCCGCACGCGTCTCGCAGGGCCTCGTCGTCGTGCCGACCGACTCGGCGACGCCGGAGCAGCGCGCCCGCTACGCCGCGTACGCCGAGTCGCGGGCCGGTCGCGTCGGGGTGCCCCAGGGCCCGGGCAGGCTGCTCTTCGCGGCCGACCTCGTCGGGACCTCCGCCGAGATCGCGGATGCCCTGCACGCCGATCCTGCCTATCAGGCCGTCGACGAGGTCGCGTTCGCGCTGCCGTTCGCGCTCGAGTCCGACGACTACGCGCAGATCCTGACCGACCTCGCCGAGCACCTCGGCCCCGAGCTCGGCTGGACGCCGGCCGCGGCGTAG
- a CDS encoding Na+/H+ antiporter NhaA, translated as MTDADSASSHDGSTSRTFGIGAPLAKFLRTESGSSTVLLVAIVLGLVWANTGRASYEGVWSTDLAVRLGDLSLRLDLREWVGSGLMTLFFVVVGLEARREIDLGSLRERRRLVIPVVAGITGMALPVAIFLIVTAGGPAAHGWGVAMSTDTALALGLVTLVGRHLPEAVRGFLVTLFIVDDVVALIVIALVYSSHIEAGPLIVGLLAFAAFIVSRTGLGGRIRPLPTVVSVAFAVISWLGLLVGGVDPVVLGLGIGLSTAAYSPTRDALEQASGEFRRFREQPTSAFARTASAQLQRTLSPNERMQGLFLPWTTYVIVPLFALANTGIPIDPGFLAKAYTSPVTIGIVVAYVVGKPVAVLGAAWLVTRLSRGRLQPPVGWAAVLGSGTIAGVGFTVAVLIATLAFSGVLLDEAKLGILTAALLASVVTWAVYRIVDLLPSTRRTRALLGNTGEPDDLACPVEEGRDHSRGPATASVTIVEYGDFQCPYCGRAEPAVRSLDLDEDIRFVWRHLPLVDVHPQAQLAAEAAEAAAVQGAFWSMHDLLLTHQDALTKADLLRYAEQLALDVDAFGRALTARTHRDRVLYDLQTADASSVSGTPTFFINGKRHYGAYDSDSLRKAVAAARDHVAAAASA; from the coding sequence ATGACCGACGCCGATTCCGCCTCGAGCCACGACGGCTCCACGAGCCGCACCTTCGGGATCGGCGCGCCGCTCGCGAAGTTCCTCCGCACGGAGTCGGGCTCGTCGACAGTCCTCCTCGTCGCGATCGTCCTGGGGCTGGTGTGGGCCAACACGGGGCGGGCCAGCTACGAGGGCGTGTGGTCGACGGACCTCGCCGTCCGCCTGGGCGACCTGTCGCTCCGCCTCGACCTGCGCGAGTGGGTGGGCAGCGGCTTGATGACCCTCTTCTTCGTCGTGGTCGGCCTCGAGGCCCGCCGCGAGATCGACCTCGGGAGCCTCCGCGAGCGCCGACGCCTCGTCATCCCGGTCGTCGCGGGCATCACCGGCATGGCGCTGCCCGTCGCGATCTTCCTGATCGTCACCGCCGGCGGTCCGGCGGCTCACGGCTGGGGCGTCGCGATGTCGACCGACACCGCTCTGGCGCTCGGCCTCGTCACGCTCGTCGGCCGTCACCTCCCCGAGGCCGTGCGCGGGTTCCTCGTGACCCTCTTCATCGTCGACGACGTCGTGGCGCTGATCGTCATCGCCCTCGTCTACTCGAGCCACATCGAGGCCGGCCCGCTGATCGTGGGGCTCCTCGCCTTCGCCGCGTTCATCGTCTCCCGGACAGGCCTGGGCGGCAGGATCCGACCCCTCCCGACAGTGGTCTCCGTCGCCTTCGCGGTCATCTCGTGGCTGGGCCTCCTCGTCGGCGGTGTCGACCCGGTCGTCCTGGGCCTCGGCATCGGCCTCTCGACGGCGGCCTACTCGCCGACGCGTGACGCACTGGAGCAGGCGAGCGGCGAGTTCCGGCGGTTCCGCGAGCAGCCGACGTCGGCGTTCGCCCGCACGGCGAGCGCGCAGCTGCAGCGGACCCTGTCGCCGAACGAGCGGATGCAGGGGCTGTTCCTGCCCTGGACCACGTACGTCATCGTGCCGCTCTTCGCCCTCGCGAACACGGGCATCCCGATCGACCCGGGCTTCCTGGCGAAGGCGTACACGTCGCCGGTGACGATCGGGATCGTCGTCGCCTACGTGGTCGGCAAGCCGGTGGCGGTCCTCGGGGCCGCCTGGCTGGTCACCCGCCTGAGCCGGGGGCGCCTGCAGCCTCCGGTCGGCTGGGCGGCGGTCCTCGGCAGCGGGACCATCGCCGGGGTCGGGTTCACCGTGGCCGTCCTGATCGCGACCCTCGCGTTCTCGGGGGTGCTCCTCGACGAGGCCAAGCTCGGGATCCTGACCGCTGCTCTCCTCGCATCCGTCGTCACCTGGGCCGTCTACCGGATCGTCGACCTGCTGCCGTCCACCCGCCGGACGCGCGCCCTGCTCGGGAACACCGGCGAGCCCGACGACCTGGCCTGCCCGGTGGAGGAGGGACGCGACCACTCCCGCGGTCCTGCGACGGCGAGCGTGACCATCGTCGAGTACGGCGACTTCCAGTGCCCCTACTGCGGTCGCGCGGAGCCGGCCGTCCGGTCGCTCGACCTCGACGAGGACATCCGCTTCGTCTGGCGGCACCTGCCGCTCGTCGACGTGCACCCGCAGGCGCAGCTGGCCGCCGAGGCCGCGGAGGCCGCGGCCGTGCAGGGCGCGTTCTGGAGCATGCACGACCTCCTGCTGACCCACCAGGACGCTCTCACGAAGGCCGATCTGCTGCGGTACGCCGAGCAGCTCGCCCTCGACGTCGACGCGTTCGGCAGGGCCCTCACGGCACGCACCCATCGCGACCGGGTCCTCTACGACCTCCAGACGGCGGACGCCAGCAGCGTGTCGGGGACGCCGACGTTCTTCATCAACGGGAAGCGCCACTACGGCGCGTACGACAGCGACTCGCTGCGGAAAGCCGTCGCGGCCGCTCGCGATCATGTCGCGGCGGCCGCGTCGGCCTAG
- a CDS encoding SDR family oxidoreductase, with product MSEITTPTPASTRTALVVGASGITGSALVTKLVADGWQVLSLSRSARSEAGVRGIAADLLDPASLRAALAGEAPTHVFFTAWQRRATEAENIAVNSAMVRDLLSALDHAPVEHVALVTGLKHYLGPFEAYAAGEMPDTPFHEDEPRLDTPNFYYAQEDELFEAAARQGFTWSVHRSHTVIGHAVGNAMNMGLTLAVQAALVNERGADFVFPGSEAQWNGLTDMTDAGVLAEQMVWAATDPAGRDEAFNIVNGDVFRWRWMWPRLAALLGVPAERVVGFVDAPRPLEVQMRDLEADWPAIAEKHGLVERDISRLASWWHTDADLGRDMEVVTDMGKSRDAGFLVFKRTEQAFADLFARYRADRLIP from the coding sequence ATGTCGGAGATCACCACGCCCACACCCGCCAGCACCCGCACCGCCCTCGTCGTCGGCGCCTCCGGGATCACGGGGTCGGCCCTCGTGACGAAGCTCGTCGCGGACGGCTGGCAGGTGCTCTCCCTGTCGCGCAGCGCGAGATCGGAGGCCGGCGTCCGCGGGATCGCTGCCGACCTCCTCGATCCTGCGAGCCTCAGGGCCGCCCTCGCCGGCGAGGCCCCGACGCACGTGTTCTTCACCGCGTGGCAGCGCCGGGCGACGGAGGCCGAGAACATCGCGGTCAACAGCGCGATGGTCCGCGACCTGCTGAGCGCTCTCGACCACGCGCCGGTCGAGCACGTCGCCCTGGTGACGGGGCTCAAGCACTACCTCGGCCCCTTCGAGGCCTACGCGGCCGGCGAGATGCCCGACACCCCGTTCCACGAGGACGAGCCCCGACTCGACACCCCGAACTTCTACTACGCCCAGGAGGACGAGCTCTTCGAGGCCGCCGCGCGGCAGGGCTTCACCTGGTCGGTGCACCGCTCGCACACCGTCATCGGCCACGCCGTCGGCAACGCGATGAACATGGGCCTCACCCTCGCCGTCCAGGCGGCTCTCGTGAACGAGCGGGGCGCGGACTTCGTGTTCCCGGGGAGCGAGGCGCAGTGGAACGGCCTCACCGACATGACCGACGCGGGCGTCCTGGCCGAGCAGATGGTCTGGGCGGCGACCGATCCTGCCGGCCGCGACGAGGCGTTCAACATCGTCAACGGCGACGTGTTCCGGTGGCGGTGGATGTGGCCGCGCCTCGCCGCCCTGCTCGGTGTGCCCGCAGAGAGGGTGGTCGGTTTCGTCGACGCCCCGCGCCCGCTCGAGGTGCAGATGAGAGACCTCGAGGCCGACTGGCCCGCGATCGCCGAGAAGCACGGCCTCGTCGAGCGCGACATCTCGCGCCTCGCGTCGTGGTGGCACACCGACGCCGATCTCGGCCGCGACATGGAGGTCGTCACCGACATGGGCAAGAGCCGAGACGCGGGATTCCTCGTCTTCAAGCGCACCGAGCAGGCCTTCGCCGACCTGTTCGCCCGGTATCGCGCCGACCGGCTCATTCCCTGA
- a CDS encoding GAF domain-containing protein — translation MTTASLVPITRVVMNQKYRTLPRRANSVPRPVDGAHQSTPAKVSHSILLLGSDYAISWGVRTHALALPGHLARELPTRTGVGADIDVLSTAGMGMGDVETLVSDRDLQQYDAVVVLTGVGDAFTLAPTDRWESRVRGLIATLRSEMTPAAPILLVGTEAPSHVKICRTREDGLTDQWAHTLNALSSRICDDTPGAFYTEPTPVPATALDPVDLIRFKSPAAHRAWAASIARQLNVILDRPRPISAEKAEQPQDVSQRLTALNRLGILYTAPEARFTRVVRRARDLFGTEGAAFSLITDRHQWNKAMVGFDLSEVSIQESFCATTVQSGRPFVVEDAWADPRITFDTFVRFYAGFPIMAPDGTRVGALCVFDANPRSASTIDVGYLEELAAEIGRELAESPTVPTPAVA, via the coding sequence GTGACAACAGCATCCCTTGTCCCCATCACCCGCGTCGTGATGAACCAGAAGTACCGGACCCTGCCGAGGCGGGCGAACTCGGTGCCGCGTCCGGTCGACGGCGCGCATCAGAGCACTCCGGCCAAGGTCAGCCACAGCATCCTCCTCCTCGGGAGCGACTACGCGATCTCGTGGGGAGTCCGCACGCACGCTCTGGCACTGCCCGGACACCTGGCCCGGGAACTCCCGACGCGCACCGGAGTCGGGGCCGACATCGACGTCCTCTCGACCGCCGGGATGGGCATGGGCGACGTCGAGACGCTGGTGTCCGACCGCGACCTCCAGCAGTACGACGCCGTCGTCGTCCTCACCGGTGTCGGCGACGCCTTCACTCTGGCCCCGACGGACCGGTGGGAGTCACGTGTGCGGGGGCTGATCGCGACGCTCCGGTCGGAGATGACTCCCGCTGCACCGATCCTGCTCGTCGGGACGGAGGCGCCGAGCCACGTGAAGATCTGCCGCACCCGGGAGGACGGCCTGACCGACCAGTGGGCCCACACCCTCAACGCTCTCAGCAGCAGGATCTGCGACGACACCCCCGGGGCCTTCTACACCGAGCCGACGCCGGTGCCCGCGACCGCGCTCGATCCTGTCGACCTGATCCGCTTCAAGAGCCCTGCCGCTCACAGGGCGTGGGCAGCGAGCATCGCCCGGCAGCTGAACGTGATCCTCGACCGACCACGCCCGATCTCCGCCGAGAAGGCCGAGCAGCCTCAGGACGTGTCGCAGCGCCTCACCGCGCTGAACCGGCTCGGGATCCTCTACACGGCACCCGAGGCCCGGTTCACCCGCGTCGTCCGGCGCGCGCGCGACCTGTTCGGCACCGAGGGAGCTGCGTTCTCGCTCATCACCGACCGCCACCAGTGGAACAAGGCGATGGTGGGCTTCGACCTCAGCGAGGTGTCGATCCAGGAGTCGTTCTGCGCGACCACGGTGCAGTCCGGCCGGCCCTTCGTCGTGGAGGACGCCTGGGCCGATCCGCGGATCACCTTCGACACGTTCGTGCGCTTCTACGCCGGGTTCCCGATCATGGCTCCCGACGGGACGCGCGTCGGCGCCCTCTGCGTCTTCGACGCGAACCCCCGCAGCGCATCCACGATCGACGTCGGCTACCTCGAGGAGCTCGCGGCGGAGATCGGTCGGGAGCTCGCAGAGTCGCCGACGGTGCCGACGCCGGCCGTGGCCTGA
- a CDS encoding phosphoglycerate transporter, producing MPDEELLDRIADTASAREHPVVIGISGFCGSGKSTLARTLVHDVDGAVRMRGDDFLDPARSHRRSTDWDGVDRGRLVSTVLSPFRDRRPSTFQRYDWSSSRLGPEEPLVQAEVLIIDLIGLFHPDTLPVLDLTIWCDVHLDTATRRGLARDRALGRAHDDLWRDVWVPNEQDFVHRFAPREAADVLYSG from the coding sequence ATGCCAGACGAGGAGTTGCTCGATCGCATTGCCGACACTGCCTCGGCGCGCGAGCATCCTGTCGTGATCGGCATCTCCGGATTCTGCGGGTCGGGCAAGTCCACTCTCGCCCGGACTCTCGTCCACGACGTCGACGGTGCTGTGAGAATGCGCGGTGACGACTTCCTGGATCCTGCGCGATCCCACAGGCGCTCGACAGACTGGGACGGGGTCGACCGAGGCCGCCTCGTCTCGACCGTCCTCTCGCCGTTCCGCGACAGGCGACCGAGCACGTTCCAGCGCTACGACTGGTCGAGCAGTCGCCTCGGGCCGGAGGAGCCCCTGGTGCAGGCTGAGGTGTTGATCATCGACCTCATCGGCCTCTTCCACCCGGACACCCTTCCGGTCCTCGATCTCACGATCTGGTGCGACGTCCACCTCGACACCGCGACCCGACGGGGCCTGGCACGAGACCGAGCCCTCGGTCGAGCGCACGACGACCTCTGGCGCGATGTCTGGGTGCCTAACGAGCAGGATTTCGTCCACCGCTTCGCCCCTCGCGAGGCAGCAGACGTCCTGTACTCCGGTTAG
- a CDS encoding sigma-70 family RNA polymerase sigma factor, with product MSTDSEIIRRARDHPAAFAELYDRHAVRIHRFAARRLGEQTADDLLSETFTVAFERREAFDASRDDALPWLYGIVTTLIKRYRRLEAQLWRAEQHADRVHLTTEHSDDALEANLAISRLSGAIRRLSAADRDTILLYAWGDLDYEGVAVALGVPIGTVRSRINRVRRILRAAAGRLATEEVEHGRPDVAPQGS from the coding sequence GTGAGCACAGACAGCGAGATCATCCGGCGGGCTCGGGACCATCCCGCGGCGTTCGCCGAGCTGTACGACCGGCATGCGGTCCGCATCCACCGGTTCGCAGCGCGGCGCCTCGGCGAGCAGACGGCCGACGATCTCCTCAGCGAGACCTTCACCGTCGCCTTCGAGCGACGCGAGGCCTTCGATGCGTCCCGAGACGACGCCCTGCCCTGGCTGTACGGGATCGTCACGACGCTGATCAAGAGGTACCGGCGGCTGGAGGCGCAGCTGTGGCGGGCCGAGCAGCACGCCGACCGGGTCCACCTGACGACCGAGCACTCCGACGACGCCCTCGAGGCGAACCTCGCGATCAGTCGGCTGTCCGGAGCGATCCGGCGGCTCTCCGCGGCCGACCGCGACACGATCCTGCTCTACGCGTGGGGCGACCTCGACTACGAGGGCGTCGCTGTCGCCCTGGGCGTTCCCATCGGGACCGTCCGCTCACGAATCAATCGCGTGCGCCGCATCCTGCGGGCCGCTGCTGGTCGCTTGGCGACCGAGGAGGTGGAACATGGACGACCTGACGTTGCTCCGCAAGGTTCGTGA